The genome window TTTGAGTATGCATACTCTTGAGCTGCCTTTGTATACTCTGACCATTCCACCCAATCTTCTAGGTAACCTAAATTGCACCCCCAGTCATTGTAAGACATCCAAAATGGATCTGTTGAACGCTTCTCAAATGTTGAATTAGTGCTGTTGATTTGAAGAGAAGGGCAATACGTCGAATTCCCACATCTTGCAAGAGTTTCAATTGCATCGTCAAGTCCATCAATATCAGTAACTGTTGAAACATTGTGAAATTCTTGAGAATGCACAAAATGGTAGCCAGCATGAACCATTTCACCGGTTGCATTTGAGTAAAGAGCATTAGCAGATACCAACATATCGTGAATGGTAAGATCATGTTTGTCTATGGTACTTACTACATTGTGATGTTTTCTACCatctacatatataaatgcaTTCGCCATTATATGAGCATAACCAGGTAAAGAATTGTCAGAACGTTTTTTCAGGCCTTTGTCAGATGCCACACTGCTATCACTATCATATATCCAATCACCACTTTTACCTTTTGAAGAAAGTACAGTACCTGCAAAGATAAATGTACCTAGTAAAGCACCAGTCCACAGACAGGTTCCGATCAACAAACCAGCCCCAGCTGGAACTGTAATGCCCAGCAAAGCCAAGAACGTAGGCTGACATGCTGCAATATATAAACTTGAAGCTCCAGCTGCCACGGTACCAAACACCGCAATAGCCCCATCGACAGAAGCCTCTCCCCAAGACTCTCTTTTCACAGGAAAAGTAAAATCAGTTGATTGACTTACAGATATAACAGAAGAACTCCTGGCAATTGCTGACAAATTTCTAACATGCTCAGACTTTACTATCGCACTGGTAccatttttgaaaaaaggTATCGTTTGAAACATGCCCCAGAAAAGATGAAATAAGTGAATTATTGTTAGAAGAATAAAGAAACTTGATATAAAAAGAGGGAGATAGAATTGCAAATACTTCCCTCGCCCTTTGAGTCTGTTATAAGAAGCTTGCACTTCCAAATCATATTGTGACGTAGGCTGAGATGGTGTTGTCAACTCTTTTTGTTCCAATGCATCTTCCAGTTCCTGTATTCTAGTCTCCTGCTCCTCCAAACGTCTCCGCAATTTTGCAACCTCATTCGAATTATCAATCATCTTTACCAATGTTCTCTCTGATAAATGAGTGACTTGACCTTAGCTGAAGTTTTCGCCTCTGTGACAGTCTTATATTGACCAAGTTAACTGACTTCAAATACTTGAAAATTACAACTTCCAGTTATCTGAATAAacaaagatatttttgacTCGTATTTATATCAATCTCTGCCAGGAATAGAGTTCTCGAAAAAATATCGTGGTAGCCTCTCTGACCAATAGCGCATTTCCCTTGGCAATTGAGTCTAACAACTACAATTCTCTTCTAGTTACGAGTTGCTGTAGTTGTTTATGAAATTCATGGTTGCAAAAACCACTGGCGGGCGCAAGAAATTTCAGTTTCCTCTTCGCTGTACAAAGTAGTCTCGCACTGCATTACTTGTTCGCAGcacatttctttttttagtCAAGTTTAAAACACAAACTTTTCTCTCTAAGAATGAATCACTAGTTCATTTAAAGAACGTTAGTATANNNNNNNNNNNNNNNNNNNNGGTCAGAGCAATATGACGTCGAAGAAACACAGCAGAGGGTGGGCCTATTAAACTGTGAAATTAAACAAACACCTGtcttttcaattgacaATAATGTTGCAGTCGTTGGGCAGAAATGCAATTGACTTCGACGTAACTGCTAACTTGGTTACATCTATCGATGGTAGGTAATTTATATTGCCCGACAAATGAGATTGGCGGAGACAAGAGGGAACAAGCTGTGGAATGTTATCATCAAACGAAGCCATCTATTTCCATAACAGccaaatttgaagaataaaaaatatcgCGCGTCGTCTTTTGGCTAAGATCAACGCAGAACTATATTTTATGTACTGGTAACACGATTGACAAAACGGGCAACTGCAGTCCAATATTCCGTGCAAGAAAATGTGTTATGAAAATTTCTATCTTTCAACGACAAAGATAGACGGTTGGTCAAGGAGAAAAAATTAGAGTAATTAATGAGATTTCTCTTTACTATTCttaatttcatatttacTATGAGTTGTAATTTCTTAACCtgaaatattcaattagGGCAATATCTACTTAATAAATGGCTATTATCACTATTACAAATCTTAATAATCCAATGTAAGAAAGCTTTTCGAATTTCAAGACTACTTAACTTATTTTACTTAGCCATCGAATTTAActatcattaaaaaatagtTAAGCAGGAGTTATTATTCCGTATAGATAAGTTCAGATACTACAGTCTCTCTCTATCGAAGTAATAATTCGATTATTATTACGAAGTAACTGTGCCCTTAAGTGTCTAATGTCAATTACATTTAAATGGACAGGGTATTGTTTATAGCGATATGGCGTTACTGTTATACCTTCCTTTCTTATatgtaatatttataaataatatgatATTAATCAGATtctaaaataatgatgGAAATATGTAGAAATATATTGTGATTATTCGGTATTTGTGTCATAAGCAAGAATGGTCTGCTTTGGGATATGGTTCAAACCAAAAATGGTATCGTACTCATAGAAATGgaataaatcaaatcatataaatagaatataatttaagttattcaataaatttcttCTTGGTAGGTTGGTTAGTCCAGAGCTATTATTTATACAacatattatatatagaagTTAGCATCAGGGcttataatatatttattccTTAcctctttttcttttattctaatacagatatataaattttataagtGACATAAGATAacatttatttcttttatacTTTTCTATATTGGTagtaatgaatataattatatttaaacatgTTGACATATGAGTGATACTTGAATTCAGATTTCAATATGAAACATGGTCTGATCCGAAACACGTTTCATGAGCAGGAATGGTATCGTATTCATAGAAATGgaattaatcaaattatataaataggaCATGATTTCATTATTCAACATATTCAATCTATAAATGATttacttatatattttatgtatctattgatgataaaatagAACAAGCAATTACAACTTGACTAATTGTACAAATTACTACTACAATAACACGAATAGCAGTATGTCTTCCCAGTACGCCTAATTACTATCTCAACGAAACATTCTTACAAGCTATTCTTGCACGCATGTCTTTTTAACCTATAACTAAATCTTATTAGTAAGAGTAATTATCTACCCTGTTGCACTGCCGAATAatccaaatatattattccGACTAAATTTGTTTCTACATAGTTCATGAATTTCTGACAATTGCTGACAAATGTTTAACATGGTCAGACTTTACTGTCGCACTGGTAccatttttgaaaaaaggTATCGCTTGAAACAGGTCTCAGAAAAGATGAAATAAGCGAATTATTGATAGAAGAATAGAGCAACCTGATATGAAAAGAAGAGGATAGAATTGCAAATACTTCACCCACCATACGAGTCTGTTATAAGAAGCTTGCACTTCCGAATCATACTGTGACGTAGGCTGAGATGGTGTTGTCAACTCTTTTTGTTCCAATGCATCTTCCAGTTCTCGTATTCTAGTCTCCTGCTCCTCCAAACGTCTCCGCAATTTTGCAACCTCATTGGAATTATCAATCATCTTCACCAATGTTCTCTCTGATAAATGAGTGACTTGACCTTAACTGAAGTTTTCGCCTCTGTGATAGTCTTATATTGACCAAGTTAACTGacttcaaatatttgaaaattacAACTTCCAGTTATCTGAATAAACAGAGATATTTTTGACTCGTATTTATATCAAT of Tetrapisispora phaffii CBS 4417 chromosome 6, complete genome contains these proteins:
- the TPHA0F03680 gene encoding uncharacterized protein, with amino-acid sequence MIDNSNEVAKLRRRLEEQETRIQELEDALEQKELTTPSQPTSQYDLEVQASYNRLKGRGKYLQFYLPLFISSFFILLTIIHLFHLFWGMFQTIPFFKNGTSAIVKSEHVRNLSAIARSSSVISVSQSTDFTFPVKRESWGEASVDGAIAVFGTVAAGASSLYIAACQPTFLALLGITVPAGAGLLIGTCLWTGALLGTFIFAGTVLSSKGKSGDWIYDSDSSVASDKGLKKRSDNSLPGYAHIMANAFIYVDGRKHHNVVSTIDKHDLTIHDMLVSANALYSNATGEMVHAGYHFVHSQEFHNVSTVTDIDGLDDAIETLARCGNSTYCPSLQINSTNSTFEKRSTDPFWMSYNDWGCNLGYLEDWVEWSEYTKAAQEYAYSNPFGLVTQVQNCNSAQCYASASKFCLSGGMSNTKGQDSAWVGEVYVKAYGGVDGECYNG